Proteins found in one Nitrosopumilus maritimus SCM1 genomic segment:
- a CDS encoding helix-turn-helix transcriptional regulator: protein MNPQIVPIHRTESREDGMLFVRTDGIIDTMVNAPLIVAGLLVVALTIPLQTSFATTRTLDLIINSDGSTHISSQIDVDSSNFELSLFGPSIDNFVAIGSDGTTLSGEVIEDKAMIQTSDHSSITVNYDIHDLISKEGRIWTFSFDSPTNYSLLMPENSVIVGMNILPENMEQLDSQIKLDISPGSAQIDYIFSTPVETPTTPPEFSFDSVTIGLIVGPIAAAIIASVIVVKKRQSKPQLQTEIIQDIPKPTTDSLTPDTIFNLRPDMREDDKEIVKFISENGGEVFESELRKKFLQPRTTMWRAVKRLERLGVVEIYKKDLLNMVKLRNDLEEEN from the coding sequence ATGAATCCCCAAATCGTACCAATTCATAGGACAGAGTCTCGAGAAGATGGAATGCTTTTTGTAAGGACTGATGGTATCATCGATACAATGGTTAATGCACCTCTGATAGTTGCAGGATTGCTGGTTGTAGCACTAACGATACCTTTGCAGACCTCATTTGCCACTACTCGAACTCTTGATCTAATCATCAATTCAGATGGTTCTACACATATCTCCTCTCAAATTGATGTGGATTCCTCAAACTTTGAGTTAAGTCTCTTTGGCCCATCTATTGACAACTTTGTTGCAATTGGGTCAGATGGTACGACATTATCTGGTGAAGTCATTGAAGATAAAGCGATGATTCAGACGAGTGATCATTCTTCTATCACCGTAAACTATGATATCCACGACTTAATTTCTAAAGAAGGTAGGATCTGGACATTTTCATTTGATTCTCCTACAAATTATTCCCTCCTAATGCCAGAAAACTCTGTCATTGTTGGAATGAATATTCTACCTGAAAACATGGAACAACTTGATTCTCAAATTAAATTAGATATATCTCCTGGTTCTGCACAAATTGATTACATCTTTAGTACTCCTGTAGAAACACCTACAACTCCACCTGAATTTTCATTTGATTCAGTAACTATTGGTTTGATAGTTGGCCCAATTGCAGCAGCTATAATTGCTTCAGTAATTGTGGTAAAAAAGAGACAATCAAAACCTCAATTACAAACTGAGATAATCCAGGATATTCCTAAACCCACAACTGATTCACTAACTCCTGATACAATCTTTAATCTCAGACCAGATATGAGAGAAGATGATAAAGAGATTGTAAAATTCATCTCTGAGAATGGTGGTGAAGTCTTTGAAAGTGAGCTAAGAAAGAAGTTCCTTCAACCAAGAACCACAATGTGGAGAGCCGTAAAAAGACTAGAAAGATTAGGTGTAGTTGAAATTTACAAAAAAGATCTTCTAAATATGGTCAAATTACGAAACGATTTGGAGGAAGAGAATTGA
- a CDS encoding cation:proton antiporter: MNPIILSILNLIRGQSGEIPLSNFDSSFIFEKLTEIENSVGTLSSQDGFIAPAHVILLAAGVVIFLGVAGEAFFKRTGIPDVAFLMVLGVILGPVLGLIQPEAVLQVVPYFAALALIIIMFDGGLNLDIKHVIRTAHFSSTLAILGFILSVAMISIAAHYALGWLWLESILLGSIVGGSSSAIVFGLVRNVKISDETKSMLSFESALTDILATIVAFILFEAVLAGTFDLQILQETIGRAVVVGLVLGFGVGIPWMYVSTKLGNAQHGYMLTLGILFVLFFLANSFGESGALTALVFGLMLGNKNHLARILRFKLPKIEMDDPTHNQLTFLVRAFFFVFVGLMASFGQIEYMIFGILITIAVFFGRGIVARITLTKRFSKLDKAVTNAMIPRGLAAAVLATYPITMGLPNAEAYPQIIFFIILSSVIITTIGMGRSKNIPPPEPVKGGFVKPPEDPDDTSNDESEEIVDESKEGGFVKKVNSQE, from the coding sequence ATGAATCCGATAATTTTGTCTATTTTGAATTTGATCAGAGGGCAAAGTGGTGAAATTCCATTATCTAATTTTGATTCAAGTTTTATTTTTGAAAAACTTACAGAGATAGAGAATTCAGTTGGAACATTATCTTCTCAAGACGGTTTCATTGCTCCAGCTCATGTGATTTTACTTGCGGCAGGAGTAGTTATCTTTCTTGGAGTTGCAGGTGAGGCGTTTTTCAAAAGAACAGGAATTCCTGATGTCGCATTTTTAATGGTTTTAGGAGTCATTTTAGGTCCAGTACTTGGTCTGATTCAACCGGAAGCTGTACTTCAAGTGGTCCCATACTTTGCAGCTCTTGCACTGATAATAATCATGTTTGATGGTGGATTGAATTTAGATATCAAACATGTGATAAGGACAGCACATTTTTCATCAACGTTAGCTATTCTGGGTTTTATTTTGTCAGTTGCAATGATTTCAATTGCAGCTCATTATGCGTTAGGATGGCTTTGGTTAGAGAGTATACTGCTAGGGTCTATCGTAGGAGGAAGTAGCTCTGCAATTGTATTTGGATTAGTCAGAAATGTCAAAATTTCAGATGAAACAAAGTCAATGCTTAGTTTTGAATCAGCATTAACTGATATTTTGGCTACAATAGTAGCATTCATTCTATTTGAGGCAGTACTTGCAGGAACATTTGATTTACAAATACTACAAGAAACTATTGGAAGAGCAGTTGTAGTAGGTCTTGTTCTTGGATTTGGTGTAGGAATCCCTTGGATGTATGTATCAACAAAGCTTGGAAACGCTCAACATGGATATATGCTCACATTAGGAATTTTGTTTGTATTATTCTTCTTGGCAAACTCATTTGGAGAGTCAGGTGCTTTGACTGCCCTAGTATTTGGTTTGATGTTAGGAAACAAGAATCATCTTGCGCGTATTCTTAGATTCAAACTTCCAAAAATTGAGATGGATGACCCAACTCACAATCAACTCACATTTTTGGTAAGAGCATTTTTCTTTGTGTTTGTTGGATTGATGGCAAGTTTTGGACAAATAGAATACATGATATTTGGAATTTTGATTACAATTGCTGTTTTCTTTGGAAGAGGAATTGTTGCAAGAATAACATTAACGAAAAGATTTTCCAAATTAGATAAAGCTGTTACAAATGCTATGATTCCTAGAGGGTTAGCTGCTGCAGTACTTGCAACATATCCAATAACAATGGGTCTGCCTAATGCTGAAGCATATCCACAAATAATATTTTTCATTATTTTATCGTCTGTAATTATTACAACAATTGGAATGGGAAGATCAAAAAATATTCCACCACCTGAACCTGTAAAGGGTGGATTCGTAAAACCGCCAGAAGATCCTGATGATACATCTAATGATGAATCAGAAGAAATTGTTGATGAGTCAAAAGAAGGTGGATTTGTAAAAAAAGTAAATTCTCAAGAATGA
- a CDS encoding SDR family NAD(P)-dependent oxidoreductase: MSLSGKVALVTGGSRGIGFATAKVLSENGANVAITGKVQERLEKVSSEISNSFAIVADVRKTEDVKNAIKKIVEKFGRLDILVNNAGVFPKIKKLHEIDDEEWNEVLDVNLTGQFRVTKEAIPHLQKTSGSIINISSDAGLKAYQGFNADAYSATKAALIVLTKCWALEYSKDKIRVNCICPGVVDTDMTKPFVKTQKDRDFMNAEHPLGRIGEPEEVAKAVLYFASDDAAWTTGAILAVDGGESTK, translated from the coding sequence TTGAGTTTATCAGGAAAAGTAGCTCTAGTAACTGGTGGAAGTAGGGGCATCGGATTTGCTACTGCAAAGGTTTTGTCAGAAAATGGAGCTAATGTAGCAATTACCGGGAAAGTTCAGGAGCGGTTAGAAAAAGTATCTTCTGAAATTTCTAATTCATTTGCAATTGTAGCTGATGTAAGAAAAACAGAGGATGTAAAAAATGCAATAAAAAAAATCGTTGAAAAATTTGGCAGATTGGACATTCTTGTAAACAATGCAGGAGTTTTCCCAAAAATAAAAAAATTACATGAAATTGATGATGAAGAATGGAATGAAGTTTTAGATGTAAATCTTACAGGACAGTTTAGAGTTACTAAAGAAGCAATTCCTCATTTACAAAAAACATCAGGTTCAATAATTAATATTTCATCAGATGCAGGACTAAAAGCATATCAAGGATTTAATGCAGATGCATATTCTGCAACAAAAGCAGCACTTATTGTACTCACAAAATGTTGGGCACTTGAATATTCTAAAGATAAAATCAGAGTTAATTGTATTTGTCCAGGAGTAGTAGATACTGATATGACAAAACCATTTGTGAAAACCCAAAAAGATAGAGATTTCATGAATGCAGAGCACCCATTAGGAAGAATAGGTGAACCTGAAGAAGTGGCAAAAGCTGTACTATATTTTGCCTCAGATGATGCAGCATGGACTACAGGTGCAATTTTAGCAGTAGATGGGGGAGAATCAACTAAGTAA
- a CDS encoding 7-carboxy-7-deazaguanine synthase QueE → MKVRLFEIFTSVEGEGILYGTKTLFVRLAGCPFTCFYCDTKESLPLDSGTEYSIEDANQLIDSNLKNQTYKVNFTGGDPLIQHQAVALLAKHIQEKKIPTYLESSCFDIDRFNHVLPFIDIVKIEFKTKDSDFVDSQHYEKLIGHTMKCLESSVSAKKITYIKVVVSSKTKPDDFTQLVNQIFDIVSKDDIDGFIIQPTYGVAEPSLDLLLSLYDIVFPHYNEVKVVPQLHKFIGAP, encoded by the coding sequence TTGAAAGTTAGATTATTTGAGATATTTACATCCGTAGAAGGGGAAGGCATTCTTTATGGAACAAAGACACTTTTTGTAAGACTAGCAGGTTGTCCATTTACTTGTTTTTATTGTGATACAAAAGAATCTCTTCCACTTGATTCTGGAACAGAATACTCTATTGAGGATGCAAATCAACTAATTGACTCTAACCTAAAAAATCAAACATACAAAGTAAATTTCACAGGAGGTGATCCTCTTATTCAACATCAAGCAGTTGCATTACTTGCAAAACACATTCAGGAGAAAAAAATCCCAACATATCTAGAATCATCATGTTTTGATATTGATAGATTCAATCACGTCTTGCCATTTATTGACATTGTAAAAATTGAATTCAAAACAAAGGATTCAGATTTTGTAGACTCTCAACACTATGAGAAACTAATTGGCCATACCATGAAATGCTTGGAATCATCAGTCTCTGCAAAAAAGATAACCTACATCAAAGTAGTTGTCAGCTCAAAAACAAAGCCTGATGATTTTACACAACTAGTCAATCAAATCTTTGATATTGTATCAAAAGATGACATTGATGGATTCATCATCCAACCAACTTATGGTGTTGCAGAACCTTCACTTGATTTGTTGTTGAGTTTGTATGATATTGTTTTTCCACACTACAACGAAGTCAAGGTTGTTCCTCAACTGCACAAATTCATTGGCGCACCATAG
- the cysC gene encoding adenylyl-sulfate kinase has protein sequence MKPFVLWMTGLPCSGKTTIVKDLQKDIPNLAMLDGDELREWFSPKDFSKAGRDEHNKKVAHLAKLLLKHGVPSAVSLVSPYLENRENARTIVDAGDQFAECYVKCSLEECEKRDVKGMYAKARKGEIKGFTGIDDPYEAPEKADLIVDTENESLGDSANKVKEFLKSRNLL, from the coding sequence ATGAAACCTTTTGTTCTTTGGATGACTGGTCTTCCATGTTCTGGAAAGACTACCATCGTAAAAGACTTGCAAAAAGACATTCCTAATTTGGCAATGCTTGACGGAGATGAATTAAGAGAATGGTTTTCTCCAAAAGATTTCTCAAAAGCAGGACGTGATGAACACAACAAAAAAGTTGCACACTTGGCAAAACTATTGCTAAAACATGGTGTTCCAAGTGCAGTATCTCTAGTCTCACCATATCTTGAAAACCGAGAAAATGCCAGAACTATTGTCGATGCAGGTGATCAGTTTGCAGAATGCTATGTCAAATGTTCACTAGAAGAATGTGAGAAAAGAGATGTCAAAGGCATGTATGCTAAAGCAAGAAAAGGAGAAATCAAAGGATTTACAGGAATTGACGATCCTTATGAGGCTCCTGAAAAAGCAGATCTCATAGTTGACACAGAAAATGAGTCACTTGGTGATAGTGCAAACAAAGTAAAGGAATTTCTTAAATCAAGAAACCTACTCTAA
- a CDS encoding 3'(2'),5'-bisphosphate nucleotidase CysQ family protein yields the protein MKNLPILDKIPELDIAIKAAQEAGSAILEIYKGKFEEFTKKDDSPITEADLKSNEIIKGILSQTKFCILSEEDKDDQSRLSEEVIWIVDPLDGTSDFIDKTGEFTVMIALVKNKKPILGVIGWPTEKTLFVAQEGKGAFRYSNEEWKKISVTTTKELSECRTVGSRHHLSEKEKAFIKKLGIEDFTSIGSSLKVGKIASGEAEAYITTTDKMKEWDSAASHCIISEAGGKMTDMLGNNISYNNREVHHQNGILVTNGIIHQTIVDEFKKLE from the coding sequence TTGAAGAATTTACCAATTTTAGATAAAATTCCAGAATTAGACATTGCAATCAAAGCAGCGCAAGAAGCTGGAAGTGCAATTTTAGAGATTTACAAGGGAAAATTTGAAGAATTTACAAAAAAAGATGATTCCCCAATAACAGAAGCAGATCTAAAAAGTAACGAGATAATCAAAGGGATTTTGTCTCAGACAAAATTTTGTATTTTGTCTGAGGAAGACAAAGATGATCAAAGTAGATTATCTGAAGAAGTAATTTGGATAGTTGATCCGTTAGACGGTACTTCCGATTTTATTGACAAAACTGGAGAGTTTACTGTAATGATTGCTCTTGTAAAAAATAAAAAACCTATTCTTGGAGTTATAGGTTGGCCAACTGAAAAAACATTATTTGTAGCGCAAGAAGGAAAAGGTGCGTTTAGATATTCTAATGAAGAATGGAAAAAAATCTCAGTTACTACAACTAAAGAACTTTCAGAATGTAGAACTGTTGGTTCAAGACATCATCTATCAGAAAAAGAAAAAGCCTTTATCAAAAAATTAGGAATTGAAGATTTTACAAGTATTGGTAGTTCATTAAAGGTTGGAAAAATTGCATCAGGTGAAGCTGAAGCATACATCACTACTACAGATAAAATGAAAGAATGGGATTCAGCTGCATCACATTGCATAATTTCTGAGGCAGGTGGAAAGATGACAGATATGCTTGGAAACAACATTTCATATAACAACAGGGAAGTTCATCATCAAAATGGAATTCTAGTTACAAATGGAATTATTCATCAAACAATAGTTGATGAATTTAAAAAATTAGAGTAG
- a CDS encoding homoserine kinase, with amino-acid sequence MASKVTVKAPSSTANLGPGFDVFGLAVDAFYDEVTLTKTKSRITIVTDDNIPTKPDNNTAGLVVKNMKKKFKIKSGVEIKIKKGVPAGFGMGSSAASAAATAVAFDKLFGLKLDGNSLVEFAGSGEKASAGSVHYDNVAASVLGGFVIVKTNPLQVTRVDPPTNLRMCVAVPKLEVPKKKTKVSRGVIPKKVKLTDSILNLSNASAIVAGFMKKDPELIGNSIKDVIVEPARKHMIPGFDKVKENALKAGALGVTISGAGPSVIAFSKSSADLKKISSAMSRGFASAKTECQTVICKPSKGAADKRR; translated from the coding sequence GTGGCATCAAAAGTTACAGTAAAAGCACCTTCGTCTACAGCAAATCTAGGTCCAGGATTTGACGTATTTGGTTTGGCAGTAGATGCATTTTATGACGAAGTGACTCTCACCAAAACAAAAAGTAGAATCACAATAGTAACTGATGACAACATTCCAACAAAGCCAGACAATAATACTGCAGGACTAGTTGTAAAAAATATGAAAAAAAAATTCAAGATAAAAAGTGGAGTAGAGATTAAAATCAAGAAAGGCGTTCCTGCAGGATTTGGAATGGGAAGTAGTGCCGCATCAGCTGCTGCTACAGCAGTAGCATTTGACAAATTATTTGGATTAAAGTTAGATGGAAATTCTCTAGTAGAGTTTGCAGGATCTGGTGAAAAAGCAAGTGCAGGATCAGTTCATTATGATAATGTTGCAGCTTCCGTATTAGGAGGATTTGTAATTGTTAAAACAAATCCATTGCAAGTAACCAGAGTAGATCCTCCAACAAATCTTAGAATGTGTGTTGCTGTTCCAAAACTTGAGGTTCCAAAAAAGAAGACCAAGGTTTCAAGAGGAGTAATTCCAAAGAAAGTGAAACTAACAGACAGTATTTTGAATTTATCAAACGCATCTGCAATTGTTGCAGGATTTATGAAAAAAGATCCAGAATTAATCGGAAACTCAATCAAAGATGTAATTGTAGAACCTGCAAGAAAGCATATGATTCCAGGATTTGACAAGGTAAAAGAAAATGCCCTAAAAGCAGGGGCATTAGGCGTAACAATCAGTGGAGCAGGACCTTCAGTAATTGCATTTTCTAAAAGTTCAGCTGATTTGAAAAAGATCAGTTCTGCAATGTCAAGAGGATTTGCATCAGCAAAAACAGAATGTCAGACAGTAATCTGCAAACCAAGTAAAGGTGCTGCAGACAAAAGAAGATGA
- a CDS encoding Snf7 family protein has product MANLSNKWTKPPTTSITEKIGDTVKPKGALKPRVQEGVKRLRLQIQKLDKMLSGLKERDEQLFARIVEATQKHDTQTSKVLGNELAEIRKVIKIMSSARVALEQIELRLTTFSDLGDTVVAIMPTMGLMKNLKSSLGKVMPGAEAEIGQMAEMLGGFMTESFSGDAAFGMDETTNAESDAILKEAAAVAESSAGQMFPSVPTESAASTESTSKFY; this is encoded by the coding sequence ATGGCTAATTTGAGTAACAAGTGGACTAAACCACCTACTACTAGTATTACTGAAAAAATTGGTGATACTGTCAAGCCTAAAGGTGCTCTAAAACCACGTGTTCAAGAAGGAGTCAAAAGATTACGATTACAGATTCAAAAATTAGACAAAATGCTATCTGGATTGAAAGAACGTGATGAGCAATTATTTGCAAGAATTGTAGAGGCAACCCAGAAACATGATACTCAAACAAGCAAGGTTCTAGGAAATGAACTAGCAGAAATTAGAAAAGTTATCAAAATTATGAGCAGTGCCAGAGTTGCTCTAGAACAAATTGAATTACGATTAACAACATTTAGTGATTTAGGAGATACAGTAGTAGCTATCATGCCAACAATGGGATTGATGAAGAATCTCAAATCCTCTCTTGGAAAAGTAATGCCTGGAGCAGAAGCTGAAATTGGTCAGATGGCAGAAATGTTAGGTGGATTTATGACTGAAAGTTTCTCAGGTGATGCTGCATTTGGAATGGATGAGACAACAAACGCAGAATCTGATGCAATTCTTAAAGAAGCAGCAGCTGTTGCAGAAAGCTCTGCAGGACAAATGTTCCCATCAGTTCCTACTGAATCAGCAGCATCTACAGAATCAACTTCAAAGTTTTACTAA
- the folE gene encoding GTP cyclohydrolase I FolE encodes MDEERVKKLVRELIIEVGEDPTREGLRETPERIANMYQEIFSGYDSDSELAVQFSEDSDVVVARDIQFYSMCEHHMLPFFGKIHIAYSPNGRVFGISKLVRLVEKYSKRLQIQERLTKNIADELYSQGVKGVVVLADAEHLCMKMRGVRNDATLSSSAFRGIYENKEDKESIMTLIRKRASDSAY; translated from the coding sequence ATGGATGAAGAACGTGTAAAGAAACTTGTCAGAGAATTGATAATCGAAGTTGGCGAAGATCCTACCCGTGAGGGCTTGCGTGAAACACCTGAAAGAATCGCAAACATGTATCAGGAAATCTTTTCTGGATATGACTCTGATTCAGAATTAGCTGTTCAATTCTCAGAAGATTCTGACGTAGTTGTAGCACGTGATATTCAGTTTTACTCAATGTGTGAGCACCATATGCTTCCATTCTTTGGTAAAATCCACATTGCATATTCTCCAAATGGCAGAGTCTTTGGAATCTCAAAACTAGTAAGACTAGTTGAAAAGTACTCTAAACGACTCCAGATTCAAGAACGCCTAACCAAAAACATTGCAGATGAACTATACTCTCAAGGTGTCAAGGGAGTAGTTGTTTTAGCTGATGCAGAGCACCTATGTATGAAAATGCGTGGTGTCAGAAATGATGCAACACTATCATCATCAGCATTTAGAGGAATTTATGAAAATAAAGAGGATAAAGAGAGCATTATGACTCTAATTCGAAAACGTGCTTCAGATTCTGCATATTAG
- a CDS encoding ATP/GTP-binding protein: MKTIFVSGTAGSGKSLLSSKLYDYYTKNGAFTAVLNLDPGVENLPYSCDVDVRDFVDIVSIMQQYDLGPNGALVMAADLIASKIDDIQNEVNRVNPDYLIVDTPGQIELFAYRSSGRFLIDNISSEEKTSVFLFDGALITTPVNFVSIALLATSIRLRLNLPTINVLTKTDLIGANLKNILQWSSSLSTLESAIANDADGDTYTLTTNILRGLNLSGFAQGLIPISNVTGDGFVNLEGALSRILNLGEEVED, encoded by the coding sequence TTGAAGACCATTTTTGTTTCTGGAACTGCAGGTTCAGGAAAATCATTACTCTCATCAAAACTATATGATTACTATACAAAGAACGGTGCATTTACTGCAGTTCTAAATTTGGATCCTGGAGTAGAAAATTTACCATATAGCTGTGACGTTGATGTCAGAGACTTTGTAGATATTGTGTCCATCATGCAACAATATGATCTTGGTCCAAATGGTGCACTAGTTATGGCAGCTGATTTGATTGCATCAAAGATTGATGATATTCAAAATGAGGTAAACAGAGTGAATCCAGATTATCTCATAGTTGACACACCAGGACAAATTGAATTATTTGCATATCGTTCCAGCGGACGTTTTCTTATAGACAACATTTCATCTGAAGAGAAAACAAGTGTGTTTCTTTTTGATGGTGCATTGATTACAACTCCAGTTAATTTTGTATCAATTGCACTTTTAGCAACATCAATTAGACTACGACTTAATCTACCAACAATCAACGTACTGACAAAAACTGATCTTATTGGGGCCAATCTCAAAAACATTCTACAATGGTCAAGTAGTTTGAGTACTTTGGAGAGTGCTATTGCAAATGATGCAGATGGAGATACCTATACTCTGACTACAAACATCTTGAGAGGATTGAATCTTAGCGGATTTGCACAGGGACTAATTCCAATCTCAAATGTAACTGGAGATGGATTTGTCAATCTAGAGGGAGCTCTTAGCAGAATTCTTAATTTGGGCGAAGAGGTAGAAGATTAG
- a CDS encoding 7-cyano-7-deazaguanine synthase, which yields MKKAVVVFSGGVDSVCAVSFLKSKYELYGITFSYGQKANMEISATKSFAKKLGLKQHKIIDIGFMKELYGDSNVLTSSKRKIPSKFEYSIVVPIRNAVFLSVASAWAYTLNASLVVYGAHTGDKYYPDCRPAFAKKLESAFNQGEIDGINSKIRKKIKIWSPYREGLSKSDLLKKGKKVLGDSIFRTWSCYSNKKLHCGVCESCNNRKIAFEKAGVTDKTKYLK from the coding sequence ATGAAAAAAGCAGTAGTTGTTTTTAGTGGAGGAGTTGACTCTGTTTGTGCAGTATCATTTCTAAAATCAAAGTACGAGTTGTATGGAATTACTTTTTCATATGGTCAGAAAGCAAACATGGAGATTTCTGCTACAAAATCATTTGCAAAGAAATTAGGACTAAAACAGCACAAGATTATCGATATTGGTTTTATGAAAGAGTTGTACGGTGACTCTAATGTCTTGACTAGCTCAAAAAGAAAGATTCCAAGCAAATTTGAGTACTCTATAGTAGTACCAATTAGAAATGCAGTGTTTCTCTCAGTTGCATCTGCATGGGCATATACCCTAAACGCATCCCTAGTCGTTTATGGTGCACATACAGGAGACAAGTACTATCCGGATTGCAGACCTGCCTTTGCAAAGAAACTAGAATCAGCATTCAATCAAGGCGAGATTGATGGGATTAATTCAAAAATAAGAAAAAAGATAAAGATTTGGTCTCCATACAGAGAAGGGTTATCAAAAAGTGACTTGTTAAAGAAAGGAAAGAAAGTGTTAGGTGATTCCATCTTTAGAACTTGGAGTTGTTATTCAAACAAAAAACTGCATTGTGGTGTTTGTGAGTCTTGCAATAATAGAAAGATTGCATTTGAGAAAGCAGGAGTTACAGACAAAACAAAATATCTAAAATAA
- a CDS encoding hemerythrin domain-containing protein gives MSGTETLREDHKQIRRLEKVIIKCYTELYAGKNIPFSDIDKITLIIEEFLDSIHYSREEDSYFPCVATYDHLKQEIRGLLIEHEFSRRIALQIKKHLKRWKEGEDAREPVARYLKTYSVYLMDHMNKEEDFFDKAETEVLSKEEELDMYEQFRSVMTISKKMEDMIKEIEYLENQPWVQN, from the coding sequence TTGAGTGGTACTGAGACATTACGTGAAGATCATAAACAGATTCGACGATTAGAAAAAGTCATCATAAAATGCTATACTGAACTTTATGCAGGAAAAAACATTCCTTTTTCTGATATTGACAAAATTACATTAATTATTGAAGAATTTTTGGACTCTATTCACTATTCTAGAGAAGAAGACTCGTATTTTCCATGTGTTGCAACATATGATCACCTAAAACAAGAGATCAGAGGACTGTTAATTGAGCACGAATTTTCTAGAAGAATTGCTTTACAAATCAAAAAACATCTCAAAAGATGGAAAGAAGGTGAAGATGCAAGAGAACCTGTTGCAAGATATCTGAAAACATATTCTGTGTATCTCATGGATCATATGAATAAAGAAGAAGACTTTTTTGATAAGGCAGAAACCGAAGTTTTGTCAAAAGAAGAAGAATTAGACATGTATGAGCAATTTAGATCGGTCATGACAATTTCAAAAAAAATGGAAGACATGATTAAAGAAATTGAATATCTTGAAAATCAACCCTGGGTTCAAAATTAA
- a CDS encoding winged helix-turn-helix domain-containing protein — MSKQQYRSEMGIMGDILNVTADGGREGIIVSAISRKANLSHYAVLDKCEKLVEAGLVESVKNDRNRVFQITEKGLQFFQEFKRFQGLVESMNLRY, encoded by the coding sequence ATGTCAAAACAACAATACAGGTCCGAAATGGGCATCATGGGTGATATCCTAAACGTTACTGCTGATGGCGGTCGTGAAGGAATCATTGTATCTGCAATATCTCGCAAAGCCAACCTATCTCACTATGCAGTACTAGACAAATGTGAGAAACTGGTAGAAGCAGGCTTAGTCGAGTCTGTCAAAAACGACAGAAATAGAGTCTTTCAAATCACTGAAAAAGGACTTCAATTTTTCCAAGAATTCAAGAGATTTCAGGGACTCGTGGAGAGCATGAACCTAAGGTATTAG